The sequence TTTCGACCAGATGAAAAAATACCCGGCCCACCAGATGCACATCAGGGCTGTAAGTCCGGATAAATTCTGCAACGGTTCCCTCATAGGATTTAATCGCCCGCGAAAATGCCGCGTTTAATTTTGACCACATTGTTTCAAGCAGGTCCGCACTGATATACTCAGCGCCGGGCATCAGGGGGGCGCTCTCCGATAGTTTAACGAGCTGATCTTTGCCGATAGGGATGTGCGCTTTGTGGCGAATGGTTTCGAGTTCAGGCGTCTGGCTTAATTTGCGGGAAAACAGCCGTGCGAAATTTCGCCAGTATTCAAGGGAAGGCGAAAGCGCAACATGTTTATCACAGAACCCCAAAAAAAGAAGCCCGGCATCGACATCGGCGACAAACCGGTTAAAAATCTCTTCTTGCAGCAGCCGGCTGCTTTTGTTGATGGTTTCTTTTGTTTCGACCCATTCTGCCTGCAATGCACCGTTTGGCATCACGACAACACTTAATTCCTGATTCATCATGGGCGGGGACCTTTTTCTAATCCTCTATTCCTGCATCCATTGATCCTGGGAAAAATAATTCGGAGCCATTTAGCCTGAATAATGGGCGAGTGTCAAGCTTGCCGGTTTTATGAATTCTGAGGATAAATCAAGTTATATAGGACGCAGATTTGCGCAGATATACACAGATAGTATCATTCGATGTTACGACGTGTTGCCTAAACCGGGCGTTTCAAGTTTTAAGAGGGGATCAAATGTCTTTTATTTTGGTTAATTATTCTAATCAATCACCGAGCCTATAAAAGCGTATTGTCCGGCAGCCGACTACGGATTTCGGTACGGACATGAGCAGCGAGATCCAAAGCCTTTATCGAATAAATGGCTGGCCGTTTGGAAATCGTTTTCAGCTTTTTTAATCCAATCGCGGGTGAACTCTATTTTCACTTTTTCAGGCCGCTTCATAGACTACCTTTCCGTATTTGTTTGCGGGGTAGGCTAGACCGCCGATGACATCCTTTGTTTCTTCAAACCGCTCCGGAGTCATGGCAAAGACATCCACCGGTACACCGAGGTCTGCTATGGCCTTCCGAAGCCAAACGCTTTCTTCGCGCCGACCGGTAAAACTCTTTTCAATGACAAGAAGATCTATGTCACTTTCCAGGGTAATTTGCCCTGCTGCGGCGGAACCGAACAGGATAATCCGCTCGGGGCTGACGACGTTCAGTATTCGTTCAATTGCTGTTTGAATCAGAGTATCATCTACCTTCATCGATTACCTCTATTA is a genomic window of Candidatus Desulfatibia profunda containing:
- a CDS encoding ATP-dependent helicase gives rise to the protein MMNQELSVVVMPNGALQAEWVETKETINKSSRLLQEEIFNRFVADVDAGLLFLGFCDKHVALSPSLEYWRNFARLFSRKLSQTPELETIRHKAHIPIGKDQLVKLSESAPLMPGAEYISADLLETMWSKLNAAFSRAIKSYEGTVAEFIRTYSPDVHLVGRVFFHLVE
- a CDS encoding nucleotidyltransferase domain-containing protein, translated to MKVDDTLIQTAIERILNVVSPERIILFGSAAAGQITLESDIDLLVIEKSFTGRREESVWLRKAIADLGVPVDVFAMTPERFEETKDVIGGLAYPANKYGKVVYEAA